The Humulus lupulus chromosome 4, drHumLupu1.1, whole genome shotgun sequence genome has a window encoding:
- the LOC133830317 gene encoding serine/threonine-protein kinase ATM, which produces MENPKTLEAENPDDKTPIQASGLREMGEKSYGLASLSDISNEVDERKDFANNDLGVENVEVVTQAVIAENGGGVENSAKGDEVEKGCLVKDWVDREKEANLGLIGSTLDKENEAEMGLLKSQSDGSIGDLGGNVIEEKVQDEGRSEDKPLGSTEIEVSSGGISLFVEFSGSPGNFMHKDVDVENSSSLAESMEDLKYGNGKQGTNIDNQDLNFSVGDIVWVQTKNQTWWPGKICNPVNAPKYAARTGEGDHLLVGYYGISHFAWCRPSQLKPFHENFEQMKGKNKARIFVGAVEKAVDEFGGHVKLEMTCSCALSRNQLSADEEASFAKEAVKSKHKSARLGEFSVSNFEPVMFLDCLKYLAKVVSLPRNLDFTVTHNQLSAFYLFNGHTQLPMHLLTERNSAAEGKVSGKDKKVFQWIRRCNNAEESSELSGPKNKKMKKKSAIKVEDGKDKKKDLTGLCKSTPTKGTEGSEGDVSGKVKKRSAVKVEDGKDNKKDLTGLCKSTPTKGTEGSVGDFSGKKGMIEKGFDSRERKKSRYLSYPYVSWEQKGSSTGTEDPKGAQVTLEANIGAGQDIASPLNLKCSGEKFWKKWYRSFSGESNIPGSSELISVAPAELLCEIRSAAVDCLHPKGSKKFNLIGWTFSRFRTSVYHDEVADEICPKNIIGQNELNGAEACLSGNNVEKDKCISKPKRTKKKETLKHSVCSPDVIGNGENSVQDVKESKSLNLSSEKSLVEKLKTKPLSGLSDVNISIVTDGMSVKEALEMGSSGPSYNEVKRRRKKKGEEIHLEHLQTNQTNGIPDLNGNSVVSSVMVDDPQVMSSVVPESNLELLMKMEKGALLGNSNAKVAVNLMDVHGNNAEPGTLVVDLRVPAAPAQQDFTTNNGPPRFGLLDKDGQIIGSLSEEGKSVPKKRKKREKAAPKIIPDLNGTNSEFNSLGKDSLETNGITIPMKPERKKRRKKGQAAFEPPKNISFTGRPDTIASYNKAETNGETRGAAALLLTFATGVSMPSREDLISTFCKFGPLKESETQLLKDPGSAQIVFTKSVDAREALQSIEKNNPFGSTLTNYRLHDLSSTFRVAKPNQASNTTTIATSSPMEGSLNPPQAQAPGALPLDFIRQNLQMMTSMLEKSGNNLSTEMRTKLEGEIKGLLNKVSSIAS; this is translated from the coding sequence ATGGagaaccccaaaaccctagaagCTGAAAACCCAGATGATAAAACCCCAATTCAGGCTTCTGGGTTGAGGGAGATGGGTGAAAAAAGCTATGGGTTAGCTTCCCTTTCCGACATTTCCAATGAAGTAGATGAAAGAAAGGATTTTGCTAATAATGATTTGGGGGTTGAAAATGTTGAAGTGGTAACTCAAGCAGTAATAGCTGAAAATGGTGGTGGAGTAGAGAATTCAGCGAAGGGAGATGAGGTTGAGAAAGGTTGTTTGGTCAAGGACTGGGTTGATAGGGAAAAAGAGGCAAACTTGGGTTTAATTGGGTCTACACTTGACAAGGAAAATGAGGCTGAAATGGGTTTGTTAAAGTCACAATCAGATGGGAGCATAGGAGATTTGGGCGGCAATGTCATTGAGGAGAAGGTTCAAGATGAGGGGAGGAGTGAAGATAAACCATTAGGATCAACTGAGATAGAAGTTTCAAGCGGCGGTATATCGCTCTTTGTTGAGTTTAGTGGCTCTCCTGGAAATTTTATGCACAAGGATGTTGATGTAGAAAATTCTTCTTCTTTGGCAGAGAGCATGGAGGATTTAAAATATGGCAATGGAAAACAAGGAACTAATATTGATAATCAAGACTTGAACTTTTCCGTGGGTGATATTGTATGGGTCCAAACCAAAAATCAAACGTGGTGGCCAGGAAAGATTTGTAATCCTGTGAATGCACCAAAATACGCTGCAAGGACCGGTGAGGGGGACCATCTACTAGTGGGGTATTATGGGATCAGCCACTTTGCTTGGTGCCGTCCATCTCAGTTGAAGCCTTTTCATGAGAACTTCGAGCAGATGAAAGGGAAAAACAAAGCTAGAATCTTTGTTGGAGCTGTGGAGAAAGCTGTTGATGAGTTTGGTGGGCATGTAAAGTTGGAGATGACTTGCTCCTGTGCTTTGTCACGTAATCAACTTTCAGCAGATGAGGAGGCATCATTTGCCAAGGAAGCTGTAAAGTCCAAGCACAAATCTGCTAGACTTGGTGAATTTTCGGTCTCTAATTTTGAACCTGTAATGTTTCTTGATTGTCTCAAGTATCTTGCAAAAGTTGTTTCGTTGCCTCGCAATCTTGATTTCACTGTCACACATAATCAGCTTTCAGCCTTCTATCTTTTTAATGGCCATACTCAATTGCCTATGCATCTACTTACAGAAAGGAACAGTGCCGCAGAAGGCAAAGTTTCAGGTAAAGATAAAAAAGTTTTCCAATGGATTAGAAGATGCAATAATGCTGAAGAAAGTTCTGAATTAAGTGGACCCAAGAAcaaaaagatgaagaaaaagTCTGCAATCAAAGTTGAAGATGGCAAGGATAAAAAGAAAGATCTGACTGGTTTATGCAAATCTACACCAACAAAGGGAACTGAAGGGAGCGAAGGAGATGTTAGTGGAAAAGTGAAGAAAAGGTCTGCAGTCAAAGTTGAAGATGGCAAGGATAACAAGAAAGATCTGACTGGTTTATGCAAATCTACACCAACAAAGGGAACTGAAGGGAGCGTAGGAGACTTCAGTGGAAAAAAGGGGATGATTGAAAAAGGATTTGATTCAAGAGAACGAAAGAAGAGCAGGTACTTGTCTTATCCATATGTAAGCTGGGAGCAGAAAGGCTCATCAACAGGAACAGAAGATCCCAAGGGTGCACAAGTCACTCTAGAAGCAAATATAGGTGCTGGCCAAGATATCGCATCTCCTTTGAATTTAAAATGCAGTGGGGAGAAGTTTTGGAAGAAATGGTACAGGAGTTTTTCTGGAGAGAGTAACATACCTGGCAGTTCGGAGTTAATAAGTGTAGCTCCAGCTGAGTTGCTATGTGAAATTCGTTCTGCTGCTGTGGATTGTCTACATCCAAAGGGAAGTAAAAAATTTAATCTCATTGGTTGGACTTTTTCCAGATTCAGGACTTCTGTGTATCATGACGAAGTTGCTGATGAAATATGTCCAAAGAATATAATAGGTCAAAATGAGTTAAATGGTGCTGAAGCCTGCTTGTCTGGAAATAATGTAGAGAAGGACAAGTGTATTTCCAAGCCAAAGAGAACCAAGAAAAAAGAAACTTTGAAGCATTCTGTCTGCTCACCAGATGTGATTGGGAATGGAGAAAATAGTGTGCAGGATGTGAAGGAGAGCAAGAGCCTCAATCTATCGTCGGAAAAGTCTCTTGTAGAAAAGTTGAAAacaaaacccctttctgggctGTCAGATGTGAATATAAGTATTGTCACGGATGGCATGTCGGTAAAAGAGGCCTTGGAGATGGGCTCTTCTGGGCCCTCCTACAACGAAGTCAAGCGGAGGAGAAAGAAGAAAGGGGAAGAAATACATTTGGAGCATCTTCAGACAAATCAAACCAATGGTATACCAGATTTGAATGGTAACAGTGTTGTGTCGAGTGTTATGGTTGATGATCCACAGGTTATGAGCAGTGTTGTTCCAGAGAGTAACCTTGAGCTGCTGATGAAAATGGAGAAAGGCGCTCTTTTAGGGAATTCAAATGCTAAAGTCGCTGTTAACTTAATGGATGTGCATGGGAACAATGCTGAACCTGGTACCCTGGTGGTTGATCTGAGGGTTCCTGCTGCACCTGCTCAACAAGATTTTACTACAAATAATGGCCCTCCTAGATTTGGACTGTTGGACAAAGATGGACAAATTATTGGCTCACTCTCTGAAGAAGGTAAATCTGTGccaaaaaagagaaagaaaagggaGAAAGCAGCTCCGAAAATTATTCCAGATTTAAATGGAACAAACAGTGAATTCAACTCCTTGGGGAAGGATTCTCTGGAGACTAATGGCATTACAATTCCTATGAAACCTGAGCGGAAAAAGAGGAGGAAAAAAGGGCAAGCTGCTTTTGAGCCTCCGAAAAATATTTCTTTCACTGGAAGACCAGACACCATTGCAAGTTACAATAAAGCAGAAACTAATGGTGAGACAAGAGGGGCTGCTGCTCTTCTCTTGACTTTTGCCACTGGAGTTTCAATGCCTTCAAGAGAAGATTTGATCTCAACATTTTGCAAGTTTGGACCCTTGAAAGAATCAGAGACACAGTTGTTAAAAGATCCCGGTAGCGCTCAAATTGTTTTCACCAAAAGTGTTGATGCTAGAGAAGCATTGCAGAGTATAGAGAAAAACAACCCTTTTGGTTCAACCCTGACCAACTACCGGCTCCATGATCTTTCTTCTACTTTCAGAGTTGCGAAACCCAACCAAGCTTCTAACACAACAACTATAGCAACATCTTCACCAATGGAAGGATCTTTGAACCCCCCTCAAGCACAAGCACCTGGAGCACTTCCTCTTGACTTCATAAGGCAGAATCTTCAGATGATGACATCAATGCTGGAGAAGTCCGGGAACAATCTTTCTACAGAGATGAGAACCAAATTAGAGGGTGAAATTAAAGGCCTCCTGAATAAGGTGAGCTCCATTGCTAGTTAG
- the LOC133832065 gene encoding uncharacterized protein LOC133832065 — translation MDKIMLFVVFNGRWNANNKYIDHEVKILMVEKDIKYEELVNKIYKELRLNERLISTNLIFDANMGTSKGMKIESDENLQVYLNLNKTVEELKKCPLIVEVEQRNQTISLPREASIPSALASNATSQSLTLTDPNTNTASTSKMKSASTQESNKFTKHGQEAQSPLHVLPNMEIEDIRLNYVFKNKTDLKHTLAKIAIKKHFQYRIQKSCSEAFWAKFIDENCGWYVRARSSKVSDYFRVIKYHKHHTCSLNHRNFENRQASAKVISSYFKDKFRDPGSTYRPRQIIRDMRDEHGVGVTYNKAWRAKTLAADDVRGSNEESYALLPSYLYMLQLANPGTITRVCNDEENRFKYMFIAFGASLHGWKQCRPVIVVDGTFLKTKCGGTLYATCVKDGNNQIFSLAFGIGDSENDNAWIWFFTRLKEAIGERENLCIVSDRHKSIKNAVEQVYPGVYHGVCLYHLKQNLRTKFRGLHVHAIFETASRAYSAQEYYSAMAELQKISPEMTTYLLEAKPEKWARPFFPTKRYNILTSNIAESINAAIVHARELPITSLIEAIREMLQRWFSTRKEAAINQFVEVTKWANDEMEIKLDVAFRVKVDAIDAMKSSVTYGDRVFVVDLEQHMCTYKDDWSVPDEIIGDSMKAPKFKSKDYKDAMLYIFVALWTCG, via the exons ATGGATAAGATAATGTTATTTGTAGTTTTTAACGGAAGATGGAATGCAAACAACAAATACATTGATCATGAAGTGAAAATATTGATGGTGGAAAAGGATATCAAGTATGAGGAATTGGTAAACAAGATATACAAAGAGCTCAgattgaatgaaagattgatttcaaCAAACTTGATTTTTGATGCAAATATGGGTACAAGCAAAGGAATGAAGATAGAAAGTGATGAGAATTTACAAGTTTATCTAAACTTGAACAAGACTGTGGAAGAGTTGAAAAAATGTCCTCTCATCGTTGAAGTAGAACAGAGAAATCAAACCATTTCTTTGCCAAGAGAAGCTAGCATTCCATCTGCTTTAGCAAGCAATGCAACAAGTCAAAGTTTGACTCTCACAGACCCCAATACAAATACTGCAAGCACTAGCAAGATGAAGAGCGCCTCAACACAAGAATCCAACAAATTTACAAAACATGGGCAAGAAGCTCAATCACCTCTCCATGTGTTGCCGAATATGGAGATTGAAGACATAAGACTCAATTATGTTTTCAAGAATAAGACTGATCTAAAACAtacacttgcgaaaatagccatcaagaaacACTTTCAGTACAGAATTCAAAAATCATGTTCAGAAGCATTTTGGGCAAAATTCATAGATGAGAATTGTGGCTGGTATGTACGTGCAAGAAGCTCAAAAGTATCAGACTACTTTCGAGTTATCAAATACCATAAACACCACACATGCTCCTTAAATCAcagaaattttgaaaatagacaaGCAAGTGCAAAAGTCATCAGTAGTTACTTCAAAGATAAGTTTCGTGACCCAGGATCAACCTATCGACCAAGGCAAATAATAAGAGACATGAGAGATGAACATGGGGTAGGTGTAACATACAATAAAGCTTGGAGAGCAAAAACACTTGCAGCTGATGATGTTAGAGGGTCAAATGAGGAAAGTTATGCATTGTTGCCTTCATATTTGTATATGCTACAGTTGGCCAACCCAGGAACTATCACAAGAGTATGTAATGATGAAGAAAACAG GTTTAAATACATGTTTATTGCTTTTGGGGCTTCATTACATGGATGGAAGCAATGTAGACCAGTTATAGTGGTAGATGGAACATTTTTAAAGACGAAATGTGGAGGTACACTGTATGCAACTTGTGTTAAAGATGGAAACAATCAAATTTTTTCGCTCGCCTTTGGAATTGGGGATTCAGAAAATGACAATGCATGGATATGGTTCTTTACAAGACTAAAAGAAGCAATAGGAGAACGAGAAAACTTGTGCATAGTATCTGACAGGCATAAAAGCATCAAAAATGCAGTTGAACAAGTGTATCCTGGTGTATATCATGGAGTTTGTCTTTATCATTTGAAGCAAAATCTAAGGACTAAGTTTAGGGGATTACATGTGCATGCCATATTTGAAACTGCTTCAAGAGCGTACTCAGCTCAAGAATATTATTCTGCCATGGCTGAATTACAGAAAATTAGCCCTGAAATGACCACTTATCTTTTGGAAGCAAAACCAGAAAAATGGGCTCGGCCATTCTTTCCAACGAAGAGGTATAACATTCTTACAAGTAACATTGCTGAATCTATAAATGCAGCAATTGTGCATGCGAGAGAATTGCCTATAACGTCGTTAATAGAAGCTATAAGAGAGATGCTTCAAAGATGGTTTTCAACAAGAAAAGAAGCAGCAATTAACCAATTTGTTGAGGTGACAAAATGGGCAAATGATGAAATGGAGATCAAACTTGACGTGGCATTTCGAGTGAAG GTAGATGCAATTGATGCAATGAAATCTAGTGTCACATATGGTGATCGAGTGTTTGTTGTCGACTTGGAGCAACATATGTGCACAT ATAAAGATGATTGGAGTGTCCCAGATGAAATTATAGGAGATAGCATGAAAGCTCcaaaattcaaa TCTAAAGACTATAAAGATGCAATGTTATACATATTTGTTGCGTTGTGGACTTGTGGATAA